One window of Leptospira barantonii genomic DNA carries:
- the mobA gene encoding molybdenum cofactor guanylyltransferase, which translates to MNTKKPIGLILCGGNSSRMGTDKGLLVTDGKTWVQRRMETLSPFVERSLISVRKEQKSSYLEVDSSLEFVEDLYQNQGPISGILSAHLLDTTADYLVLACDMPVLESSILSRLIDVYRQSPGTQAYAWKVNGKTEPFPAIYKAELLKKTFREWNIQESVHSPSRILENAQTHWIVDEDFTNSFINFNTPKEIGISEVIV; encoded by the coding sequence ATGAATACCAAGAAGCCCATAGGATTGATACTTTGCGGAGGAAATTCTTCGCGTATGGGTACCGACAAGGGGCTTCTGGTAACCGACGGCAAAACTTGGGTTCAACGGAGAATGGAAACTCTGAGTCCTTTTGTGGAACGTTCGTTGATCTCCGTTCGAAAGGAACAAAAATCTTCGTATCTGGAAGTCGATTCTTCCCTTGAGTTCGTCGAGGATTTGTATCAGAATCAGGGACCGATTTCCGGAATTCTTTCCGCGCATCTTTTGGATACGACCGCGGATTATTTGGTTTTGGCCTGCGATATGCCGGTTTTGGAAAGTTCGATTCTAAGTCGACTAATCGACGTTTATCGACAATCTCCCGGAACGCAGGCCTATGCTTGGAAGGTGAACGGAAAAACCGAACCCTTTCCCGCGATTTACAAGGCCGAACTTTTAAAAAAGACATTCAGAGAATGGAATATTCAAGAATCCGTTCATTCTCCCTCGCGGATCTTGGAAAACGCACAAACTCATTGGATCGTCGATGAGGATTTTACGAATTCGTTTATCAATTTCAATACTCCGAAAGAAATCGGAATTTCGGAGGTGATCGTATGA
- the moaCB gene encoding bifunctional molybdenum cofactor biosynthesis protein MoaC/MoaB, translated as MIDITEKRISLRSAAAEGFVYCTPETVKRIRENTLPKGDLFGIAKASGLLASKKTSDLIPHCHPVNIDSFDLTFEVIERGVKINAVAKSIGKTGIEMEVLTGLSVAALTIYDLLKPIDKQLEISDIRLLEKKGGKSDTQFSKFAEGSKAAILVCSDSTFAGKREDGSGKTIESILKESNVEISDYSIVPDEPEEIRRKILSWVESGIDLIVTTGGTGLGPRDNTTDTVKELLDQEIPGVAEAMRSFGQDRTPYAMLSRSLAGRIKKTLIVCVPGSSNGARESLKAIFPAIFHAKKMMRGEGH; from the coding sequence ATGATCGACATCACAGAAAAAAGAATCAGCCTTCGTTCCGCGGCGGCTGAGGGGTTCGTATATTGTACTCCCGAAACCGTAAAAAGAATCCGCGAAAACACTTTGCCGAAAGGCGATCTTTTCGGTATAGCAAAGGCGAGCGGCTTACTCGCGTCCAAAAAAACTTCGGATCTGATTCCTCATTGTCATCCGGTGAACATCGATTCTTTCGATCTTACTTTCGAAGTTATAGAACGCGGAGTTAAGATCAACGCAGTGGCGAAGTCCATCGGTAAAACCGGAATCGAAATGGAAGTTCTCACGGGCTTGAGCGTAGCCGCGTTGACCATCTACGATCTTCTAAAACCAATCGACAAACAACTTGAAATTTCGGACATACGGCTTCTTGAAAAAAAAGGAGGAAAGAGCGATACTCAATTCTCCAAGTTCGCGGAAGGTTCCAAGGCCGCGATCCTCGTTTGTTCCGATTCCACGTTTGCCGGAAAAAGAGAGGACGGTTCCGGTAAAACGATAGAATCTATATTAAAAGAATCGAATGTAGAAATTTCCGATTATTCGATCGTGCCAGACGAACCCGAAGAGATTCGAAGGAAAATTCTTTCCTGGGTCGAATCCGGAATCGATTTGATCGTTACAACCGGAGGAACCGGGCTCGGGCCGCGAGACAATACGACCGATACGGTAAAGGAACTTTTGGATCAGGAAATTCCCGGAGTTGCGGAAGCGATGCGTTCTTTCGGTCAGGATCGAACTCCTTATGCGATGTTGTCCCGCTCCTTGGCGGGAAGAATTAAAAAAACCTTAATCGTTTGTGTTCCCGGAAGTTCCAACGGAGCGAGAGAAAGTTTAAAGGCGATCTTTCCCGCGATCTTTCATGCAAAAAAAATGATGCGTGGAGAAGGTCATTGA
- the nirD gene encoding nitrite reductase small subunit NirD yields MQTTIEEKIWIEIAHVSEFSPNGGTCAKIGDEQIAIFHFQQEDEWYACENRCPHTGDMVLSRGLTGDAQGEPKVACPLHKKSFSLKSGECISGESYSVRTFPVMVEDGMVYVAVESSMVAK; encoded by the coding sequence ATGCAAACAACGATTGAAGAAAAAATCTGGATCGAAATCGCCCACGTATCGGAATTCTCTCCGAACGGGGGAACCTGCGCTAAGATTGGAGACGAACAAATCGCAATTTTTCATTTCCAACAAGAAGATGAGTGGTATGCTTGTGAGAATCGCTGTCCTCATACGGGAGATATGGTTTTATCGAGAGGATTGACCGGCGACGCCCAAGGGGAACCGAAGGTCGCTTGTCCTCTTCATAAAAAATCATTCTCTCTTAAATCGGGAGAATGTATTTCGGGAGAATCATACTCAGTCCGCACCTTCCCGGTGATGGTCGAAGACGGAATGGTCTATGTTGCCGTTGAATCTTCCATGGTGGCGAAATGA
- a CDS encoding MoaD/ThiS family protein, with amino-acid sequence MNVAVKTFGILKDHFQSDFILNLETPVRVLDVVEEMRKSKPATSGILDVSLWAVQDKMVGADRIVEEGEIVLILPPLSGG; translated from the coding sequence ATGAACGTAGCGGTAAAAACATTCGGAATCTTAAAAGATCATTTTCAATCCGACTTCATTCTCAACTTGGAAACACCGGTACGTGTACTCGACGTAGTCGAAGAAATGCGCAAATCAAAACCTGCAACGAGCGGAATCTTGGACGTATCGCTTTGGGCGGTTCAAGACAAAATGGTCGGCGCGGATCGAATCGTGGAAGAAGGGGAAATCGTTTTGATCCTTCCTCCTTTGAGCGGAGGTTGA
- a CDS encoding molybdenum cofactor biosynthesis protein MoaE has protein sequence MYLQEEVIDLSYLIAQAHDPSSGAVVLFSGEPRDSGGTEKKKVVHLFYEAYAPMAEPMIAQILNEATEIFHLKKAICVHRTGIVYPEESSVCVITTSSHRKEAYESNRYIIDRVKHEVPIWKKEFFSDGTSEWTLNCAGCAAGATGHERYTPLKAHR, from the coding sequence ATGTATCTTCAAGAAGAAGTCATAGATCTTTCCTATCTGATCGCACAAGCTCACGATCCTTCCAGCGGTGCGGTTGTTCTTTTTAGCGGAGAACCGAGAGATAGCGGAGGAACGGAAAAAAAGAAAGTCGTTCATCTTTTTTACGAAGCGTATGCTCCGATGGCCGAACCGATGATCGCACAAATATTAAACGAAGCGACCGAAATCTTTCATCTAAAAAAAGCGATCTGTGTTCATAGAACCGGAATCGTTTATCCGGAAGAATCTTCCGTTTGTGTCATCACAACTTCCTCTCACAGAAAAGAAGCATACGAATCAAATCGATATATCATAGATCGTGTGAAACACGAGGTTCCGATTTGGAAAAAAGAATTTTTCAGCGACGGAACTTCGGAGTGGACCTTAAACTGCGCAGGTTGTGCCGCGGGTGCGACCGGACATGAACGTTATACGCCATTGAAGGCCCACCGATGA
- a CDS encoding nitrate/nitrite transporter, with protein sequence MKKIKEFLSAGHFPTLMSAFLYFDFSFMVWMLLAALGVFLSEEFGLNPAQKGLMVSVPLLGGTLLRIPMGLLSDRFGSRRVALTGMILTMLPLFLGWQFGNSMTEIFAIGLLLGIAGSSFAVALPLASRSYSAKYQGLVMGIAGAGNSGSVIATLFAPDLARSFGWHAVFGFALIPMVLVFIFFYFFAKEEKVQPSGKTILEYLAPVKSRDAMIFSFLYSITFGGFVGLASFLPIFFYDQYGADKVTTGLYTTYCIIGASMIRPFGGYLSDKFGGATVLCFVLLLVSMIFFGISTLPSLGLVLPLFILLMLCLGLGNGSVFQLVPSRFKKDIGIVTGFVGAFGGFGGFLVPNLLGSLKSAWGTYSAGFTILGIIVLIGAAVLYGTNFYVWSKIEDTQLEIETA encoded by the coding sequence ATGAAAAAGATCAAAGAATTCTTATCTGCCGGTCACTTTCCGACGCTTATGAGCGCTTTTCTATACTTCGATTTTAGTTTTATGGTATGGATGCTTTTAGCGGCTCTCGGAGTTTTTCTTTCCGAAGAATTCGGCTTAAATCCCGCACAAAAGGGATTGATGGTTTCCGTTCCGCTTCTCGGAGGAACGTTACTTCGAATTCCGATGGGATTGTTATCCGATCGTTTCGGTTCGAGAAGAGTCGCTCTTACGGGAATGATTCTTACCATGCTTCCTTTGTTTTTAGGATGGCAGTTCGGAAACTCCATGACCGAAATTTTTGCGATCGGTCTTCTTCTCGGAATCGCGGGTTCCAGTTTCGCGGTTGCGCTTCCTCTTGCGAGTAGAAGTTATTCGGCAAAATATCAAGGTTTAGTAATGGGAATTGCCGGAGCCGGAAACAGCGGTTCGGTGATCGCTACATTGTTCGCTCCGGATTTGGCTCGTAGTTTCGGTTGGCACGCGGTTTTCGGATTTGCGTTGATTCCGATGGTTCTCGTTTTTATCTTCTTCTACTTTTTCGCAAAAGAAGAAAAGGTTCAACCTTCCGGTAAAACGATTCTCGAGTATTTGGCGCCTGTCAAGTCTAGAGACGCGATGATTTTCAGTTTCTTATACAGCATCACATTCGGCGGGTTTGTCGGTTTAGCAAGTTTCCTTCCGATCTTTTTCTACGATCAGTACGGAGCGGATAAAGTCACCACAGGTTTATACACGACGTATTGTATCATCGGTGCGAGTATGATTCGTCCTTTCGGAGGTTATCTTTCCGATAAATTCGGAGGAGCCACCGTTCTTTGTTTCGTACTTCTTCTCGTATCCATGATCTTTTTCGGAATTTCAACTCTGCCGAGTTTGGGTCTGGTTCTTCCACTTTTCATTTTGTTAATGTTATGTTTGGGACTCGGAAACGGTTCCGTTTTTCAACTCGTTCCGTCCCGTTTTAAAAAAGACATCGGAATCGTAACCGGTTTCGTCGGGGCGTTCGGAGGTTTCGGCGGATTTTTGGTTCCGAATCTTCTCGGGTCTTTGAAGTCGGCTTGGGGAACTTATTCCGCGGGGTTTACGATCCTCGGAATCATCGTCTTGATCGGTGCGGCGGTATTATACGGAACGAACTTTTACGTTTGGAGTAAAATCGAGGACACTCAACTCGAAATCGAAACCGCTTAA
- a CDS encoding GTP 3',8-cyclase MoaA: protein MIRDGFGRSFKTLRISLLDRCNFACTYCVDRESSEFGLKKMDLLKTEEWVRLVEGLHSVLDLKKVRLTGGEPTLYPGLKILVKELKNLNIPEISITTNGSVLSKQVFELKEAGLDSINVSLDAVTQESFKTMSRRSALKQTLSGIEAAVSSGLKVRINCTLVRGKNEDQIIPILEYSWEKGIVPRFLELMRMGYLQNSDTVPIFTQEEILDRVENEYGSLTPQTRKESSTANYWNTQNGNSFGIIANESAPFCRDCDRLRLDSKGSLYGCLSSSTGFPLPKLMEQGIDMEQILTLVLRQKQDLRFKGSDLTMMAIGG from the coding sequence ATGATACGCGACGGTTTCGGCAGGAGTTTTAAAACTCTTAGGATCAGCCTCCTGGATCGTTGCAACTTCGCCTGCACTTATTGCGTGGATCGGGAATCGTCCGAGTTCGGTTTAAAAAAGATGGATCTTTTAAAAACGGAAGAATGGGTTCGATTGGTGGAAGGTCTTCATTCCGTTCTGGATCTTAAAAAGGTTCGTCTTACAGGAGGCGAACCGACCCTCTATCCGGGTTTAAAAATTCTCGTTAAAGAACTTAAGAATTTAAACATCCCGGAAATATCGATCACAACGAACGGTTCCGTTTTATCGAAACAGGTTTTCGAACTTAAAGAGGCCGGACTCGATTCGATCAATGTTTCCTTGGACGCGGTGACCCAGGAATCCTTTAAAACGATGAGCAGACGTTCCGCGTTGAAACAAACGTTAAGCGGAATTGAAGCCGCGGTTTCCTCCGGTTTGAAAGTAAGAATCAATTGTACTCTTGTTCGCGGAAAAAACGAGGATCAGATCATTCCAATTCTTGAATATTCTTGGGAAAAAGGAATCGTTCCCAGGTTCTTGGAATTGATGAGAATGGGTTATCTTCAAAATTCGGATACGGTTCCGATCTTCACTCAGGAAGAAATTCTCGATCGTGTGGAAAACGAATACGGAAGTTTGACTCCTCAGACTCGCAAGGAATCTTCGACCGCAAATTATTGGAACACGCAGAACGGAAATTCTTTCGGAATCATCGCCAACGAATCGGCTCCGTTTTGCAGGGATTGCGACAGACTTCGTTTGGATAGTAAGGGAAGTCTCTACGGATGTCTGAGTTCTTCCACCGGATTTCCGCTTCCTAAGTTGATGGAACAAGGAATCGATATGGAACAAATTCTTACTTTGGTCTTGCGTCAAAAACAGGATCTCCGTTTTAAAGGAAGCGATTTAACGATGATGGCGATCGGAGGTTGA
- the cobA gene encoding uroporphyrinogen-III C-methyltransferase, with protein sequence MNPNREYGKVYLVGAGPGDPELLTRKAVKVLRKAEAVLYDDLVSSKILRMCRKKAELIYVGKRLGQHSCQQIDLNQKIADAALQYGNVVRLKGGDPSVFGRVGEEYEFLLNLGIECEIVAGITTASGAAASLGFPLTHREYSKEILYISGHGKNGKNSHSFKNLSCEGKTLVVYMGLNSLKEIVDDLIESGNPESLPVGIVENATLAHQRMVTGNLENIVQVAEVNEVRSPALLIIGDIVDYYHKMDSLKTLINRPYTFS encoded by the coding sequence ATGAATCCAAACAGGGAATATGGAAAGGTTTATTTGGTCGGAGCGGGTCCGGGCGATCCGGAACTTCTGACTCGAAAGGCCGTAAAGGTTTTGCGAAAAGCGGAAGCGGTTCTTTACGACGACTTAGTGTCCTCTAAAATTCTCAGGATGTGCCGTAAAAAAGCGGAGCTGATTTACGTTGGCAAACGATTGGGACAACACAGTTGCCAGCAAATCGATCTCAATCAAAAAATTGCCGATGCCGCGCTTCAATACGGGAACGTGGTTCGACTCAAGGGAGGAGATCCTTCCGTCTTCGGTCGAGTAGGCGAAGAATACGAATTTCTTTTAAACCTCGGAATCGAATGCGAGATCGTGGCCGGAATTACGACCGCGTCCGGAGCCGCGGCGAGCCTCGGTTTCCCGCTCACACATCGGGAATATTCGAAAGAGATTCTTTATATTTCGGGTCATGGAAAGAATGGAAAAAATTCCCATAGTTTTAAAAATCTTTCCTGTGAAGGAAAAACTCTAGTAGTATATATGGGTTTGAATTCACTGAAAGAGATTGTGGACGATCTGATAGAGAGTGGAAATCCGGAAAGTCTTCCCGTGGGAATCGTAGAGAACGCGACTCTCGCGCATCAAAGAATGGTCACCGGAAATTTGGAAAACATAGTTCAAGTCGCCGAAGTCAACGAGGTTCGTTCCCCAGCGCTTCTGATTATCGGAGATATAGTCGACTACTATCATAAAATGGATTCTTTAAAAACTCTCATCAATCGTCCTTATACGTTCAGTTAG
- a CDS encoding molybdopterin molybdotransferase MoeA, which produces MISVEEAISKILSDVLKAKTEILPLKESLGRILARDISADRDYPPFNRSTMDGYAIRSQDYDSSKIYTCKKEIFAGMESELDPEEEIVKIMTGAVVPEDLDAVIKIEESEEVSKEGNGVRVRFSSNKVFHFLNIAVRGEDLKKGDSVIKAGTKIGMSELSLLASLGMNRVSVSSLPKVTIISTGNEVVPVDARPHPYQIRDSNSYSLIALLRKYEIQPDAVLLVPDDESKISEALQQGLQSDILLLSGGVSMGSMDLVPPLLKRLGVEEVFHKVHLKPGKPIWFGKKGQTAVFGLPGNPFSVQVCARIFLDPYIRSFLGMETSKPQRYTFFGTRKKKNSLPEYFPVFLETKDQTGIAAKSFNGSGDVRAGLLSDGIALHPADQNEIPEGQVLDFFPW; this is translated from the coding sequence TTGATTTCCGTCGAAGAAGCTATTTCGAAAATTCTTTCCGACGTTTTGAAAGCGAAAACGGAAATTCTTCCGTTGAAGGAAAGTTTGGGAAGAATTTTAGCCAGAGACATTTCCGCGGATCGCGATTATCCTCCGTTCAACAGATCGACTATGGATGGTTATGCGATCCGCAGTCAAGACTACGATTCGTCCAAGATTTACACCTGCAAAAAAGAAATTTTTGCCGGAATGGAATCCGAACTCGATCCGGAAGAGGAAATCGTAAAGATCATGACGGGAGCCGTCGTACCGGAAGATCTGGACGCGGTGATTAAGATCGAAGAAAGCGAAGAAGTTTCCAAAGAAGGCAATGGAGTTCGGGTTCGATTCAGCTCGAATAAAGTATTCCATTTTTTGAATATAGCGGTTCGAGGCGAGGATTTGAAAAAGGGAGATTCCGTTATAAAAGCGGGAACAAAAATCGGAATGTCCGAACTTTCCCTTTTGGCTTCTCTCGGAATGAATCGTGTTTCCGTAAGTTCTTTGCCGAAGGTTACGATCATATCGACCGGAAACGAAGTCGTTCCAGTGGACGCGAGACCACATCCGTATCAAATTCGGGATTCCAATTCTTATTCTCTGATCGCTTTATTAAGAAAATATGAAATTCAACCGGATGCAGTCCTGTTGGTTCCCGACGACGAATCGAAAATTTCGGAAGCCCTACAACAAGGTTTGCAATCGGATATTCTGCTTTTGTCCGGCGGAGTTTCCATGGGAAGTATGGATTTGGTTCCACCTTTGTTAAAGCGACTTGGAGTGGAGGAAGTATTTCACAAGGTTCATTTGAAACCCGGTAAACCGATTTGGTTCGGTAAAAAAGGACAGACCGCGGTTTTCGGACTTCCCGGAAATCCGTTCAGCGTTCAAGTTTGCGCGAGAATTTTTTTGGATCCGTATATCCGTTCTTTTCTCGGAATGGAAACTTCAAAACCGCAAAGATATACATTTTTCGGAACCCGCAAAAAGAAAAATTCTTTGCCGGAATATTTTCCTGTCTTTCTTGAAACAAAGGACCAAACGGGAATTGCGGCCAAGTCGTTTAACGGAAGCGGGGACGTTCGAGCCGGGCTTCTTTCCGACGGAATCGCCTTACATCCGGCGGATCAAAATGAAATTCCGGAAGGACAGGTTCTGGATTTTTTCCCGTGGTAA
- the nirB gene encoding nitrite reductase large subunit NirB, whose product MSKQQLIIVGNGMVGHRLAEKLVEFGGIEKFNILIFGEEPRRAYDRVHLSEYFTNRSVDPLYLSKEDWYSENGIELRLKEKVTSVDVTSKKVETSSGAAYSFDKLVFATGSAPFVPTFEGIDKKGVFVYRTIEDLEEILEYGKSVKKATVLGGGLLGLEAAKALVDMNLKTDVVEFATRLMPRQLDDAGSSILKSKIETLGVSIHLEKNTKRAIGEESFAGLEFQDGSVLETEMLVVSAGIRPRDELAKNAGIAVGERGGIQVNDHLETSASGIYSIGECALHKGMIYGLVAPGYEMAEIVAHNLCYVEKESKTYLGSDLSTKLKLIGVDVASFGDALGQSNHIPIAFKNPLTGIYKKLVISEDGKTLLGGILVGDASAYGNLLALYLNKIELPAEPESLIVGSVSAESSFGAGSLPDEAKICSCNNVSKGDILNAIREKECFEMGTLKACTKAGTGCGGCIPQVNSLLKGELKSLGKVVTEHICEHFPFSRQELFQVIKVKKLKSFEDVISESGKGKGCEVCKPAVASILASLWNETIVHKKHREIQDTNDKYLANIQRGGTYSVVPRIPGGEITPERLIVIGAVAKKYNLYCKITGGQRIDLLGAKMDDLPDIWKDLVDAGFESGHAYGKAMRTVKSCVGSTWCRYGVQDSTSLAIRIEERYRGIRSPHKLKGAVSGCIRECAEAQSKDFGLIATEKGWNLYVGGNGGVTPQHAMLLAADIDEDTCIRYIDRFLMFYIRTADKLTRTAAWLNQLEGGIDYLKDVIINDRLGINEQLEMEMQGLVDSYHCEWKAVVDDPEKQKKFKHFVNSDQSDENVKFIQERGQIRPVDWQNKELSVT is encoded by the coding sequence ATGTCAAAACAACAGTTGATCATAGTAGGTAATGGGATGGTCGGTCATAGGCTGGCCGAAAAATTGGTCGAGTTCGGTGGAATCGAAAAGTTTAATATTCTAATATTCGGAGAGGAGCCTAGACGGGCGTACGATCGCGTTCATCTCTCCGAATATTTTACGAATCGTTCCGTCGATCCGTTGTATCTTTCCAAAGAGGATTGGTATTCTGAAAACGGAATCGAACTTCGCCTAAAGGAAAAAGTGACTTCCGTGGATGTAACTTCCAAAAAAGTGGAAACGTCCTCGGGAGCGGCTTATTCGTTCGATAAACTCGTATTCGCAACCGGCTCCGCTCCTTTCGTTCCGACCTTCGAAGGAATCGACAAGAAGGGAGTTTTCGTTTACAGAACCATCGAAGACTTGGAAGAAATTTTAGAATACGGCAAGTCCGTAAAAAAAGCGACTGTGTTAGGCGGAGGACTTTTGGGTCTCGAAGCCGCAAAAGCTCTCGTCGATATGAATCTAAAAACGGATGTAGTCGAGTTCGCGACTCGTTTGATGCCTCGTCAGTTGGACGACGCGGGTTCTTCGATTTTAAAATCCAAAATCGAAACGTTGGGTGTTTCCATTCATCTGGAAAAAAATACGAAAAGAGCGATCGGGGAAGAATCTTTTGCCGGTCTTGAATTTCAAGACGGTTCGGTTTTAGAAACCGAGATGCTCGTTGTTTCCGCGGGGATTAGACCCAGAGACGAACTTGCAAAGAATGCGGGAATCGCCGTGGGTGAAAGAGGCGGAATTCAAGTGAACGATCATTTGGAAACCAGCGCTTCCGGAATTTATTCCATCGGAGAATGCGCTCTTCACAAAGGAATGATCTACGGTCTTGTCGCGCCCGGTTACGAAATGGCCGAAATCGTAGCGCATAATCTTTGTTATGTGGAAAAAGAATCGAAAACGTATCTCGGTTCGGACTTATCCACAAAACTCAAATTGATCGGTGTGGACGTCGCTTCTTTCGGAGACGCGCTCGGACAATCCAATCACATTCCGATCGCGTTTAAAAATCCGCTCACCGGAATCTATAAGAAATTAGTAATATCCGAAGACGGTAAAACTCTTTTGGGAGGAATTCTCGTCGGAGACGCAAGCGCATACGGAAATCTTCTCGCGTTGTATTTGAACAAGATCGAACTTCCCGCCGAGCCGGAAAGTCTGATCGTAGGTTCTGTATCCGCCGAATCGTCGTTTGGTGCGGGTTCTCTTCCGGACGAAGCGAAAATCTGTTCCTGTAACAACGTGTCGAAAGGGGACATTCTCAATGCGATCCGCGAAAAAGAATGTTTCGAAATGGGAACGTTGAAGGCGTGCACCAAAGCGGGAACGGGTTGTGGAGGATGTATTCCTCAGGTAAATTCGCTTCTTAAGGGAGAATTAAAATCCCTCGGTAAAGTAGTAACGGAACATATCTGCGAACACTTTCCGTTCTCAAGACAGGAATTGTTTCAAGTCATTAAAGTTAAGAAACTGAAAAGTTTCGAAGACGTGATCTCTGAAAGCGGTAAGGGAAAAGGTTGCGAGGTTTGTAAACCTGCGGTCGCTTCCATTCTCGCGAGTTTGTGGAACGAAACCATCGTCCATAAAAAACACAGAGAGATCCAAGACACGAACGACAAGTATCTCGCGAACATTCAAAGAGGCGGAACTTATTCCGTGGTTCCGAGAATTCCGGGCGGAGAAATCACACCCGAAAGACTCATCGTTATCGGAGCGGTCGCTAAGAAATACAATCTATATTGTAAGATCACCGGCGGACAAAGAATCGATCTTCTCGGTGCGAAGATGGACGATCTTCCGGATATTTGGAAAGATCTTGTGGACGCCGGTTTTGAAAGCGGACACGCGTATGGTAAAGCGATGAGAACCGTAAAAAGTTGTGTCGGTTCGACTTGGTGTCGTTACGGTGTTCAAGACAGTACGTCGCTTGCGATTCGTATCGAAGAACGTTATCGCGGAATCCGTTCTCCGCATAAATTAAAAGGGGCCGTGTCCGGTTGTATTCGTGAATGTGCGGAAGCGCAGAGCAAGGACTTCGGATTGATCGCGACTGAAAAAGGATGGAATCTTTACGTCGGCGGTAACGGAGGAGTTACTCCACAACACGCGATGTTACTCGCGGCGGACATAGACGAAGACACTTGTATCCGTTACATCGATCGATTCTTGATGTTCTACATTCGAACTGCGGATAAACTCACAAGAACCGCGGCTTGGCTCAATCAACTCGAGGGTGGAATCGATTATCTCAAAGACGTAATCATCAACGATCGTCTCGGAATCAACGAACAACTCGAAATGGAAATGCAAGGTCTCGTCGATAGTTATCACTGCGAATGGAAAGCCGTGGTGGACGATCCCGAAAAACAAAAAAAGTTCAAACACTTCGTCAACAGCGATCAATCGGACGAGAACGTGAAGTTCATCCAGGAAAGGGGTCAGATTCGTCCCGTGGATTGGCAGAACAAAGAACTTTCGGTAACCTAA